One window from the genome of Emys orbicularis isolate rEmyOrb1 chromosome 10, rEmyOrb1.hap1, whole genome shotgun sequence encodes:
- the CIAO2A gene encoding cytosolic iron-sulfur assembly component 2A → MSLVSGLLSHTLGRVLRLSGLHSGYHAQGGPAMEQDRALEVYDIIRTIRDPEKPNTLEELEVVTESCVEVHEIGEDEYLVIIRFTPTVPHCSLATLIGLCLRIKLQRCLPFKHKLEIYISEGAHSTEEDINKQINDKERVAAAMENPNLREIVEQCVTEPD, encoded by the exons ATGTCGCTGGTGTCCGGGCTGCTGTCGCACACGCTGGGCAGGGTGCTGCGGCTCTCCGGGCTCCATAGCGGGTACCATGCGCAGGGGGGCCCGGCCATGGAGCAGGACAGAGCGCTCGAGGTGTATG ATATAATTCGAACTATCCGGGATCCAGAGAAGCCTAACACTTTAGAAGAACTGGAAGTGGTAACAGAAAGTTGTGTCGAAGTGCACGAGATAGGGGAAGATGAATATCTCGTTATTATCAGGTTTACACCAACAGTACCTCATTGCTCTTTGGCAACTCTCATTG ggcTTTGTTTGCGAATAAAACTTCAGAGATGTTTGCCTTTTAAGCACAAG TTGGAAATTTATATATCTGAAGGTGCCCATTCCACTGAGGAGGACA TCAACAAGCAAATAAATGACAAAGAGAGAGTAGCAGCTGCGATGGAGAATCCAAACTTGCGTGAAATTGTGGAGCAGTGTGTTACAGAACCTGACTAG